The genomic interval ATAATGAGATATTGGTTTAGCATTTATTGTATACAGTGTACACAAAGATAACCTgtaaatccaaggggtgtgcattgtcccccagggtccactgatcaaagcacaacTACGTTACTAGATGTTCCtatctttttcagttttagaGCTATTAACCCATTTGTTTATTGCCCATTGCATATTATATGGATACATgcaaacattaaataaaaatttaaaaattgccTTTAAAGAAATCTGGATAACCAAGGGCTATACAACAGTTGCCATGaacccaaaatgctaaaccattATTTTGTTACAGCTGAAATTACCTATTTTCTTAGCTGCACAAACTGTGAAATGGCTCAAACCTCAAAAGTAATCAcagtgcatcgttgtctgtgtactgcacttcacaattctgtcattaaaaactgtCTAACTAGCTTCTGTTAAAATATGAAGCTTAACTGCGATTTGGGAAACTGTCCCTCTTCTCCTATGTATGGGCCCTATCATTTCATTGTCCCCTTGTGTTGTGAGCCGATTTGCagcatgttttgttttgcacGTGTTTTCAAAATTTGCACTGCGTCTGTCAGTTGCAGTGCATATCTCAGTTTGCACCACATTTTCAGAATTTGCAAGTGCTTTCTGAATTTGGAGCTCATTGACACTTAAGGGCTACCGTAGCGGAGAATACCACAAACAAAatgtccattcatccatttttgtgtaatttttaCAAGCAAGATAGAaccaaagtttatgtttttccTTCTTATATAAGATGCTGTAGTTAACATACAATCGATATGGTTGGGTTAAAAAATATTCAGAtctaaaaaaaacatgtaaaatatttaGCTGTCTAGTCGTGAAATGGCTTGGTGCTGTAGGTTATTCGTAATTGAAACTGACCTGACATTGTTGCATCACCCTTTCTGTGGCATGTATGGTAATGATTAACTGTTATTGGAGGGAAGGTACCACCGTTCTCTGGGGATGAACATTAAGGTGAAATGAGTGTTGCTTACCACACCAGACTATTGAGTGAAAAACACTGAAAGTTTAGAATACAAATACTCAACATGAAGTACACATTATCATACACAACATATACACAAAGAGTTGTGTTGTTCTCCGTGTAAGCAGTTAGATACAAATATCaaacaataatttaaaaaacaacatatttccACTTAAAAAAAGTGACTGAAGCCAGCAAAAAATGGCAAACCTGGAATTCAGAAAATCAGGATCATGGATTTGGTCCAATGAGTGATTATACAGCCATGGATGCGAACAGAGGGGATATAATTTAAGATGCACAGTTACTCTAAGCAACATCTGCTGGAAATGCATCCAACAAATTGCCCGAACGAGGCTCAGTACACGCACTTCCCACACAAAAACCAAGCACAAACGATAAACAAATGCAACTCCAAGCTTTTCAGCAGAACTGTACCTAAAAAGATGTAATGAAGCAGCACTGGTCTGTCGAAAATTTCAAGTCAaccaaatatatatttcaacatatactgtatatatggcTTCCTTCCTGTTTTCTGAGCATGCATCTGCTGATACTTAGCTCTGACCCTCACAACCCGCAGCAGACAATAACACATTCGGCCCTAACTGAGGTTTTATTGGTTGGTGAACTGTGGTGAGATTCAGTACAATGGTGAGAAAGTACAGCGGCGAGCCGAGAAGAGGGTAAATCGTTTCAAATCACCTTCTGCTCTGCACATGTGCAAAGGAGATCTGCTGAGGGGGAAATCTCTTAGCAGGACCCATCTGCACAATGACACTTCAGAAGCCTTAACTTCCCTTTGTGCGGCCTTACTGGAATTATCCCAAAACCACAATGGCAACGCTTCAGAAAAGGAATACGGAGGAGAGTCAGATTTTATTATCTGTCGCAGTGGAGATTTTCCTGAAGGGCTGAGGCACCTAAACGAGTTGCCTGCTCATTATTTAAACATGGTACCGACAACAGCTTCGGGACGGGCGGTAAATAACGCCTCAGTCTTCTGCTACCTACCTTCGTTGGAGTTTGCTTTATATTTGCGTTATACCtatatccatcttccaaccatatgtgtgtgtgtgtgttttatatatgtgctatatatgtgtgtttatttcaatAATTGCTTGCATCATTCCTAATGTataattgtttttaattgttaaaGTAATTAGCAATTGCTAtcataattacatttaaatctgCAAATTAATAATCCACAGGTAACCCACACAGCAgcccaaacacacaaacattgtggaaagggaaaaaaagaatatcAAAATGggaacaataacaataataaatattataaaaacaaatgaacttATTTATATATGCTTGCATGTATTGCATAGGTACGTAATGTGTCTGATGACATCTTAACTgtagtggacactttaaaccaCAATGAATACATGGCAATATCTCTATTTGGGTTTGAAATTGCTtgtaataaaatgtacatttttaggAATGTTCATCAGAATCacaaatcatataaatattatagtGCAAAGATGCCTAAAATGTTACATATAATTAGATTAACTAATTAGTGCCATATTTCAGGCACTAAGCATTGAAGAAAATCCAAATGAGCATATTGCTGACACGGAGATGCAAAATTTTATATCGTCGCTTTCAAACTCCTTAGAGAATCTATGTAAATTATttgaggcttttttttttttaatcaagtgAGCTCTTGATACAACTTCTTGGTGAACAAAAAAGTCCACTTTCTAAACACACAGTGTTTAGCTACAATGGTTCCTCCGCTAATTGGCCTACCGCATTTCAGATACATAAGCGGCAGTGGCTGAGGTTTCTCTCCCGTTTGCGTCAGTACATTTCAAGGTGGCGTGCGCCAGTACAATTAGCTGGACACAACGCTGAGCAGCCATGTGGGTTTCTGGCCACTGGACATTCCTGGCGTGATGTTTCCAGTTAGACTTTGCCATTGTCACTGCACTCAAATCGGTGCTCTCACCAAACTAGGTAAACGAGTTTGCAGTCTGGAGATACCAGCGACCAATTCTAAAGGCAAATATGTAAGTTTTAATGAGACTAAGGAAGGGATCCGTGTGTGTATAAGGCCACAGAGTGTGTGAAGACCTGCCAAGGCCAGCATGAGAAGACAAAGATGAACTTTCCTCTGCGTTCACCTCATACTTAGCACAATACAAGAGCAAAACAAATGAATAGCCGCACAGTGGTGGGGATATCGGCGTCACAGGGAAACCACTGCctgtccccccccaaaaaaaaagaaaaagaatcaTTATGTGAGGCCAACACTCAACCCCGTCCAACTAAAAAGTATACAGTGTTTCTCTGAAGTACCTTCTCTGAAAATGCAGCTTAAGCATTTTAGTCATAGCTGTGCTTCTTTTGTGCTGAAATTATTCCACATTTTTTaaacttgaaattaaaaaaatattatttttttctttttttatgacAATAATTTTAAGCAGTGAAATATCACAACCTTATTGTGTTACACTGGTGTAAGAGCAGTTGATTATTTCCTTTGCTCTGGAAAATAAATTTATGGAACTGACTTTGGCAAAACCATAAAATTCACAATACCTGAACAATTGCAATGGTAAATAAACTGTGAATAAGCTGCATATGCAAAGGATTCTTACATATTACTCGCTGATATTCTTATATTGCATGTCCCCCTTCAAAACAGTTCTCTGATTGCTCCTGATATATTTTTGATTAACGTCGCTAAGCTTTCTCTTTATAATTGCAGCTGCTTTTCCTTTAGCTTTATTCTAAGACAAGTATTTTGTCTTTCTGTATCGTTTCAGTTCCCaattcttttttctttatatcGTTTTTCCATTTCTTTTCAGCGTTTTGGCCCTGGGGCAATACGGGGAAATTGCTTGCAGTGACAGCCTAATTATTGGTTCTAACCCTGTTTATTAGTCATTAGACAATTCACTGTACATCAActgctaaatgaataatttTGTATATATTAGTGTATCGCAATATTATGGCCTCGAGCTAACACTTCCACGAACCTCACGCTGGTTcgcaacaaaagaaaaaaaagggggaCACCAGGAGGTTATTTAATTTCAATCACAAATGCTCGTGAGAATagatacaatttttaaatagCAAGTACAAAATGAAATTTGTACACCTGCCTAGATTTGAAAGAACCAATCCCTTTTGCCCTTATACATTTTTTACGAACCCGCCAACGGGGGTTGTGTCTTTATTAATGCTCAGTCATCAGTTGTTTAACTATGAGTCCGTTAAACATGTTTCTGTTGAGCCAtgtcgtctctctctctctctctctctctctctctcgctctctccctctctctcttaaaaaaacatttgtaaatgcaattaaaatttCATAATGCACGATTCATTAATACTGTTAAATAACACGATTAAATTGTCTGAGTCCATAAATTgcaatatattgtatatatgacTTTAAATAACTATATATAGGCCTAACTTTTAACATTTTCACCGACTCTAGGGACGTGGTAAACACAAGTAATGCTGTTAGCGGACTTGAATTACTGTAGAAACATACGCATGAAAAGTGTGTTAAACGGACATCTGCATTCTCTTGGAAgtcacgcaaacacacacacacacacacacacacagaaattgtttgctatgcaattattttctttaaaatacattttctacatATCCATTCTATATATTGTCTTTCCCTTTAAATTTTACATCACGCATAATGAAGATACTCGTTGGGATGACGTTTAAATTATTTCTGCCACATATTTGTGCCGAATTCATTGTTTTTGAACATTGATAACACATTTGGTTGGACTTAAATACCAATTTGTcctataatttaaaaaatggcaaatgtaattattttaactATATAGAAAAATGTAGGCCTGTGCCTCTTCCGGACATCCTGCAATACCGAATGGACAACAATATGTGCCGGTGAGCTCGTAGATCCGACTATAAATTAAATCAATTATACAGCATTTAAGGTTCTAAAATAATACTGCTATTTTGAAGCGCATGATATAAAACTATGACCTGATTACAACATGAGCGTTCTTTAAATTTCAGAGTAAACAACATGCAAATGAAACAGTAGGTTCAAAAGATTGGATACAGTACAGCGTTCCTAAATTGCTTGTAACTAAGATTCTGTAAAATCCCTTTAAAAACACATCGACTTGAGCCCATAGAGGTCGCTACAATTCTGTTATAAAATCCAATTCCACCTGCCTGTGGTTTCATGTAATGCAAACGCAGTAACAGGCCTCGGTGAAATATCTGAAGtcgtttaaataaaaaattaaaaaaattcaaaatataCTACGTGTGAAAATGACATCCTACTAagaaaaatgtctttaaaatgcTGCTTCtttgaacaaaacaaaacaaaaaaaatccaaatttaATAGTTACAATCCAGGATTAATTTAAGAAGTGACCATGAAGCATGGTATACTCATATTTCGTTCCGATATTGGCAAATTAAATGTATTCAGTTTACTGTTATTGTACAAGGCTTATATTCATTAAATGTGTAGTATTGCAAGAAATCATGAACAATCAGAATTATTGTTCACAATTTATTGTTGTTATTCTAGTCTCGCTCAGAATCCTTTAAGTTCCTCACAGTGTAATTCCAGTCTAATGAACCGGCGGCTACTAAATTGTCGAGGATTTCATATCGCGTATAAAGTTTTCCTTCCTCAAACTGTAGTTTGACCATTTCATACGTTTGTTTGGGGCGTtcccacattattacttaatgACTTTCCCAGCTGCTTTGGTCCATTTTCTGTCACCAACAACCATCTGGCAACTTATTATCACCTGAATGCATCTACGGTAGCGCCATTGAACAGACCTGAATAGGAAATTAAATTAGAGCACTAAACAGAGAGACTTTTCACGAATTGTTATTTTAAAAGCATTATGTATTTGCATTACTTTAGATAGCCCGTTAAATCTTGCAAGAGACCACcaccacaataataataatattattaataataataataatagtaataataatttcaaaTCGGCGAGGACGAAAATCGAATTCAAATACAAAAGAAAACGATTCTTACATGTCACTATAATTTCATTAAGTTTATTAGACAAAAATAGATAAATTTGACAAATTCGTTTGACGCGCTATTTACAAATTTAGATCACTGTATTTACAGAAAGAATAGCACAAACACAGGAAAGACAAAATACCAGATGTCCCAGGGGAAAACAAAAGATATAACACAAAGCGTGATAATGTACAACAATAAAGAATATCCTTCCACAGGGTTTATCAAGTTACATCAGTTGTTCTGAATCGACTGAATGCTACAGtgaagaaaattatttttcattgtccttttattagtttgttcgcccccccccccccaaccctaccCCCCAAGACCCCACCCCCGAAAAATGTCTTGATCAGGCTGAAGAAAGAGCCGTTAGAACTCGCTGCGACGCCTCTTGCTGATTCCTGGGACTGTAGAACAGAGAATGAATTGTTATAAATTGCTAAACCTTAAAAACCCATTAATTACCTTTGTTTCCAAACACACCTAGCCCTTAACTGGATAACTTCAGTGCAGAGTAGCAATCATGATTTTATCCAAAATCAAACCTAAAGTCTAATAACGCGTCATATTCATACCAATATCATTTTATAGTTGCaattataataacaacaataaataataataataataataataataataattgttattattattattattatcctgcTAATAGTATAATGTAAAAATCCCTCTAAGGAGTACAAAATTAGGACATTCCAATGGGAAAAATCCTTTCAGCGAGACGAGCCCCTGGGGTCTTTTCTCCTTGGGTTTTCTCGCTAGCACGCGGCATAGGCCCTGGTTATGCTTGGTGACTTGATAAGTAGTTACTCTCCAGAGAGAGGAAATTATGGAGCAGCGGAAAGCTGTGAAGCTTCCTGGTCACCAAAAACGCGCTACTTGTTTTAATCGGCAGTTCGCGTGCATGACGAACCAATTGAGCGGGTCCCAATAGGAGTCGCTATGATGTCAGCGGCGACTTGTGTTTAAATTGAAAGATGTCACCATGCGGGTTAATCCACCACACAAACGACCCCTGTCTATCGGTGGCACGTgagaataaaataatataattaaaaataaatgttcagTGTAGGGGGCAATGGAAAGAAAACGAAATACAAGATCACGTTGATATAAAATGTCGAAAAGATTAGGCCTATACAGTATATTCTTAAAATGTAATGGTTTTTCCCATTATTCTGAAGAACAAATACTGTACCAAATCAATAAGACATAATGTAATGGAGTTTCATTTACCTGTCATGAACTGGTCGGAAAGATGACTTTAAAGCCTGTGTCGGGGATTCGGCCTTTTGCACACTTTCCCGCTCTAAAAGAAATGTATGCAATGAAAGAACAATACATAAGCTTGTCTTGTTCTGGCCTTACACAcggcacatttaaaaacaacacaaattTTAAAAACCGTGAACCTCGTCGCGTGTAAAACCTTAGTCATTTTGTTAATGCGACTTTTATTCGTTTTTGTACTCAGTTATAATTGTATACGCAATTTAAAAcggtttattttaaaaaatgcactgAGGATCTATAGGCAATCGAAATAAAGTTATAATTTAATACAGTGGCTTAAGTACAATTTGTTATACCTATGTGCTTCGGACTGAGTTCCTCTGGGACTTTTTCGTTGCTGAGTGCCGCTACAGATGATACAACCACCGAGGTCGGCTGTTGCTGTGTATGGAGGTGGTGATTATGATGTTGATTTACTCCCAGAAAAGACCTCACGTTCAGCAGGGAATTTTGGCCGAGGAAAGCGCCATTTGTCCAGTTGTGGAACTTTCCAATCTGGCATGTGTACAGTCCATGGCTGGGGAGGAAAGCCGGGTGCTGGATCTGGGGTGAAGCGTGACTGGCAGGGACAGAGGGTGACGTGGCTTTCTGGGAACTATCGGGGCTGGTTGCTGTCTCTGCTAAGGACCATATTTTGGGCTTATTGTTTACTGGTAGCTGGAAACTTCCCTGTCCGCTGGGAGAAAGTACTCTAGTGCTGTTGTTATCAGACGGCATTTTGCCGACGGAAATCGTGTCTTTTGATTTATCAAACGCTTGGAGGGCCAATGCCCGTCTCTTCTCCATACTGTCCAGCTCTACTCTGTCCCGGCCCTCTGATTTGTCCTCGTCGTCCTCGTTACTCTGATCTCCGTCGTTTTCATCAATTTTATCAATGTCTATGCTCTCCAAGTCAATTTCTTCCTCGTCCTCGTTCTTCTCCGTGTCACCTTCGTTATCGCTGCCGAATATGTTGCTGTCTTCATCTTCTTTGCTTCTCGCACCCCACGTCACCTTGTTCTCCTTCTTGAGTCTCCTCCTGGCATTCGCAAACCAGGTGGAGACTTGTGTGAGAGTCATCTTTGTGATTATAGCCAACATTATCTTTTCTCCTTTTGTCGGATAGGGGTTTTTCCTGTGTTCATTAAGCCAGGCTTTAAGTGTACTGGTGCTCTCCCTTGTGGCATTCTTGGGTCTAGCAGGGTCTCCATACTGGAACTGGCCATATGGGTAAAAGGCTGGGCTGGTATGAGCCGCGAAGCTAGCGGGATGAACGCCAGGGCTTTCTTTAAGTTCATACTGGGATCCCTGGAGAGAAAAAcaatacatattattattattactattattattactattattggtGTTATTAATAATGATTATAAATAGATGTAAAAGCATGTATCTTTGTGGGAAAGCAGACATTCCCGATATACATATTTAAGCTTTCATAATTAGACAACAGGCCTCTGTTGGCAACCAACTTAAAACTTTCCAACGCCAATTTTGCCAAGTCCTTTCCAGCAATACACCGGTTCTGGTAGATTTCAGCACAGGTTATGTGATTTGGCACATACGAGTAAGAACATTTTATTACGTAACATAAAGACAAAAAAGGCATGCATCGTTATTTTTCTTATCATTCCACGTTTAATAAACTCTGTTTCTATACATATCTTCATCGGTCAAATAAGGTTTGTTTTGACCCGTCACGACAACAAAACAAGGTTGCTAACGATAACAGCAGCATTAAGATACAAAGAAGCGAATTTATTGCCAGATATTCCTGTATGTTTTCTGTCAACATTTGTTCTGGTTCATTTGGATTCACATTGCTAATACATATAGATCCATACACAGTTATACATAGCAAATAACATTTACGTAATTGTACTTGAACAAATAAATCATATCCATGCCTCCTTACCTGACTACATTTATTGCCGTAGACTATTAACTATTACTTAATGTATTTAAACGTAATTGTTCTAATTGACATAAACCGATTCAAGTACTATTATTACACTGCGacaattattaatataaaatgatATCTCCACGTATTATATATATCATCATGTaacagcacacatacacactataTATGCCGACTATACAATGGAACGGCAAAGTTGACAAAAAGTACACGCAGAATTGATATACACTCATATTGTGTCGGTATcgtttttaaaatacattcagCTGcgtatgttttaaataaaaacatggaatTATCAAATGAGCCTCGATggaattaatataaaattaGGTTACATGATTAA from Paramormyrops kingsleyae isolate MSU_618 chromosome 9, PKINGS_0.4, whole genome shotgun sequence carries:
- the irx1a gene encoding iroquois-class homeodomain protein IRX-1a codes for the protein MSFSQLGYPQYLSATQAMYGSDRPGVLAASARSGSSEIGGNPSATAAAVTSMLGMYANPYAAHNYSAFLPYTSADLALFSQMGSQYELKESPGVHPASFAAHTSPAFYPYGQFQYGDPARPKNATRESTSTLKAWLNEHRKNPYPTKGEKIMLAIITKMTLTQVSTWFANARRRLKKENKVTWGARSKEDEDSNIFGSDNEGDTEKNEDEEEIDLESIDIDKIDENDGDQSNEDDEDKSEGRDRVELDSMEKRRALALQAFDKSKDTISVGKMPSDNNSTRVLSPSGQGSFQLPVNNKPKIWSLAETATSPDSSQKATSPSVPASHASPQIQHPAFLPSHGLYTCQIGKFHNWTNGAFLGQNSLLNVRSFLGVNQHHNHHLHTQQQPTSVVVSSVAALSNEKVPEELSPKHIERESVQKAESPTQALKSSFRPVHDSPRNQQEASQRVLTALSSA